One Dictyostelium discoideum AX4 chromosome 3 chromosome, whole genome shotgun sequence genomic region harbors:
- the sf3b3 gene encoding CPSF domain-containing protein: MYLYNLTLQRPTSVYQSISGNFSGTKQVEIVLNHGRSLELIRYDENGKMQSVLYTEVFGIVRSIIPFRLTSGTKDYIIVGSDSGRVVILEYNSQKNQFDKIHQETFGRSGCRRIVPGQYLAVDPKGRAFMIGAIEKQKLVYILNRDSSANLTISSPLEAHKSNTIVFSMCGVDVGFDNPIFATISVDYTEEDSSSGGGGGGSIEEMMDEDIGKKKKLLTYYELDLGLNNVVRKWSDQVDDSANIVMTVPGGTEGPGGVLVASEDYIVYRNQDHAEVRSRIPRRYGSDPNKGVLIISHSSHKQKGMFFFLVQSEHGDLYKITLDYQGDQVSEVNVNYFDTIVLANCLTVLKNGFLFAASEFGDHTLYFFKSIGDEEEEGQAKRLEDKDGHLWFTPRNSCGTKMEELKNLEPTSHLSSLSPIIDFKVLDLVREENPQLYSLCGTGLNSSLKVLRHGLSVTTITTANLPGVPSGIWTVPKSTSPNAIDQTDKYIVVSFVGTTSVLSVGDTIQENHESGILETTTTLLVKSMGDDAIIQVFPTGFRHIKSDLRINEWRAPGRKTIVRASANQSQLAIALSGGEIIYFELDQASNLIEIIKKDLRRDIACIEISPIPKGRNMARFIAVSDWEGPIRVLSLDRDNCLGQVSMLDTDKVYIESLSIIEMQLNEMGIETKKSQSQTGQTTTTTTSTSSASSSVTSGGSLFLFVGLKNGVVKRATLDSVTGELSDIRTRLLGRKPVKLFKVKVRGSNAMLALSSRVWLNYINQGKLDIVPLSIEPLENASNLSSEQSAESIVATSENKIIIFSIDKLGDLFNQETIKLNATPKRFIIHPQTSYIIILETETNYNTDNIDIDKINEQSEKLLLEKQKELQQEMDIDDDDQNNNNEIEPFKKLFKPKAGKGKWKSYIKIMDPITHESLESLMLEDGEAGFSVCTCSFGESGEIFLVVGCVTDMVLNPKSHKSAHLNLYRFIDGGKKLELLYKTEVEEPVYAMAQFQGKLVCGVGKSIRIYDMGKKKLLRKCETKNLPNTIVNIHSLGDRLVVGDIQESIHFIKYKRSENMLYVFADDLAPRWMTSSVMLDYDTVAGADKFGNIFVLRLPLLISDEVEEDPTGTKLKFESGTLNGAPHKLDHIANFFVGDTVTTLNKTSLVVGGPEVILYTTISGAIGALIPFTSREDVDFFSTLEMNMRSDCLPLCGRDHLAYRSYYFPVKNIIDGDLCEQFSTLNYQKQLSISEELSRSPSEVIKKLEEIRSQKLL, translated from the exons atgtatttatataatttaacatTACAAAGACCAACATCGGTATATCAATCGATTAGTGGTAATTTTTCAGGTACAAAACAAGTTGAAATAGTATTAAATCATGGTAGATCATTAGAATTGATTAGatatgatgaaaatggtaaaatgCAATCAGTATTATATACAGAAGTATTTGGTATAGTTAGATCAATAATACCATTTCGTTTAACAAGTGGTACTAAAGATTATATTATCGTAGGTTCAGATTCTGGTCGTGTTGTAATCTTGGAATATAATTCacaaaagaatcaatttgataaaattcatCAAGAAACTTTTGGTCGTTCAGGTTGTCGTCGTATTGTACCTGGTCAATATTTAGCAGTTGATCCAAAAGGAAGAGCTTTTATGATTG gtgcaattgaaaaacaaaaattagtttatattttaaatagagATTCATCAGcaaatttaacaatttcatCACCATTGGAGGCACATAAATCAAATACAATTGTATTTTCAATGTgtggtgttgatgttggATTTGATAACCCAATATTTGCAACCATATCAGTTGATTATACAGAGGAggatagtagtagtggtggtggtggtggtggatcAATTGAGGAGATGATGGATGAAGATATtggaaagaaaaagaaattgttgACTTATTATGAATTGGATTTAGGTTTAAATAATGTTGTTAGAAAATGGAGTGATCAAGTTGACGACAGTGCAAACATAGTGATGACAGTACCAGGTGGTACAGAGGGACCAGGTGGTGTATTGGTAGCATCAGAGGATTATATAGTGTATCGTAACCAAGATCATGCAGAGGTGCGTTCTAGAATACCACGTAGATATGGTAGTGACCCCAATAAAGGAGTATTGATAATCTCTCATTCATCACATAAACAAAAGGGAATGTTCTTCTTTTTAGTGCAATCAGAGCATGGAGATCTTTACAAGATCACATTGGACTACCAGGGTGACCAGGTTTCAGAGGTGAATGTAAACTATTTCGACACGATAGTATTGGCAAATTGTTTAACCGTATTGAAGAACGGCTTCCTTTTCGCTGCATCAGAATTTGGTGATCATACATTATACTTTTTCAAATCGATTGGTGACGAGGAGGAAGAGGGCCAAGCCAAGAGATTGGAGGATAAGGACGGCCATCTTTGGTTCACTCCTAGAAATTCATGTGGTACTAAAATGGAGGAGTTGAAGAATTTGGAGCCAACATCACATTTATCATCGTTGTCACCCATTATCGATTTCAAAGTTTTGGATTTAGTTAGGGAAGAGAACCCTCAACTCTATTCATTATGTGGTACTGGCTTGAATTCGTCATTGAAGGTGTTACGACATGGCCTATCGGTTACCACAATCACCACTGCCAATTTACCTGGTGTGCCAAGTGGAATTTGGACAGTACCAAAATCAACCTCACCCAATGCAATCGACCAAACTGATAAATATATAGTTGTATCATTCGTTGGTACTACATCAGTGTTAAGTGTTGGTGATACCATTCAAGAGAATCATGAGAGTGGTATATTGGAGACTACAACCACACTATTAGTGAAATCAATGGGAGACGATGCAATTATTCAAGTGTTCCCAACAGGTTTCCGTCATATTAAATCCGATTTAAGAATTAATGAATGGAGAGCACCAGGCAGAAAAACCATTGTACGTGCATCAGCTAATCAATCACAATTGGCGATTGCATTAAGTGGTGGTGAAATCATTTATTTCGAATTGGATCAAgcatcaaatttaattgaaatcattaaaaaagatcTTAGAAGAGATATAGCATGCATTGAAATTTCACCAATTCCAAAAGGTAGAAATATGGCACGTTTCATTGCAGTATCCGATTGGGAAGGTCCAATTAGAGTTCTTTCATTAGATCGTGATAATTGTTTAGGTCAAGTTTCAATGTTAGATACTGATAAAGTTTATATTGAaagtttatcaattattgaaatgcaattaaatgaaatggGTATTGAAACTAAAAAATCACAATCACAAACTGGTcaaaccaccacaacaacaacctcaacctCATCAGCAAGTAGTTCAGTCACAAGTGGTggatcattatttttatttgttggtttaaaaaatggtGTTGTTAAACGTGCAACATTAGATAGTGTTACAGGTGAATTATCAGATATTAGAACAAGATTATTAGGTAGAAAACCggtgaaattatttaaagttaaaGTTAGAGGTTCAAATGCAATGTTAGCATTATCAAGTAGAGTTTggttaaattatattaatcaAGGTAAATTAGATATTGtaccattatcaattgaaccaTTAGAGAATGCATCCAATCTTTCATCGGAACAATCAGCAGAGAGTATTGTAGCAAcaagtgaaaataaaatcataattttctcaattgataaattggGTGATTTATTCAATCAAGaaactattaaattaaatgcaACACCAAAAAGATTTATAATTCATCCACAAACAAGTTATATCATAATTTTAGAGACTGaaacaaattataatacagataatattgatattgataaaattaatgaacaatctgaaaaattattattagaaaaacaaaaagagtTACAACAAGAAATggatattgatgatgatgatcaaaataataataatgaaattgaaccatttaaaaaattatttaaaccaaaaGCTGGTAAAGGTAAATGGAAAtcttatattaaaattatggATCCAATTACACATGAATCTTTAGAGTCATTGATGTTGGAAGATGGTGAGGCAGGATTTAGTGTTTGTACATGTTCATTTGGTGAAAGTGGTGAGATATTTTTAGTGGTTGGTTGTGTAACTGATATGGTATTAAATCCAAAGAGTCATAAGAGTGCacatttaaatctttatcgTTTCATTGATGGTGGTAAGAAATTGGAGTTACTTTATAAGACCGAGGTGGAGGAACCAGTTTATGCAATGGCACAGTTTCAAGGTAAATTGGTTTGTGGTGTTGGTAAATCAATACGTATCTATGATATgggtaaaaagaaattacttAGAAAATGTGAGACAAAGAATCTACCAAATACAATCGTCAATATTCATAGTTTAGGCGACAGGTTGGTGGTTGGTGACATCCAAGAGAGCATTCATTTCATAAAGTATAAACGATCAGAGAATATGTTATATGTGTTTGCAGATGATTTAGCACCACGTTGGATGACTTCATCGGTTATGTTGGATTATGATACGGTTGCGGGTGCCGATAAGTTTGGTAATATCTTTGTATTACGTTTACCATTACTAATCTCTGATGAGGTTGAAGAGGATCCAACTGGCActaaattgaaatttgaaaGTGGCACTTTAAACGGCGCCCCTCATAAATTGGACCATATAGCTAATTTCTTTGTTGGTGATACCGTTAcaactttaaataaaacttcaTTGGTAGTCGGTGGACCAGAGGTTATACTATACACAACCATCAGTGGTGCCATTGGTGCCTTAATCCCCTTCACATCAAGAGAGGACGTAGATTTCTTTTCAACATTAGAAATGAATATGAGATCCGATTGTCTACCATTATGCGGTCGTGATCATCTTGCCTATCGTTCCTATTATTTCCcagttaaaaatattatcgATGGTGACCTTTGTGAACAATTCTCaactttaaattatcaaaaacaattatcaatCTCTGAAGAATTATCAAGATCACCTTCTgaagttattaaaaaattagaagaAATTAGAtctcaaaaattattataa
- a CDS encoding WD40 repeat-containing protein, producing MDTSSEGDHELAPNDISFNTIPFSLNFHPTEDLLVVSDAEGRLKLFKYSLDENEVKLSLRPHQSGCRQANFSSDGKYIFTASSDCSMKVIDINTGSILYTREEAHDYPINCLVSKEFMVFTGDDEGTIKVWDMRQQNIVCEFQEHGDFISDITTIDDRHIAATSGDGGVSIYNFVRKSMDDISEKSDNELLSCLSLDNGQKLVCGSQDGSILIYDRNNLENVKKFAGHPQSVDALVKVNNNTFFSGSSDGIIRFIGLRPKKLLGVVGEHSTFPIERMAISRDNRYLGSISHDFSLKFWNVASFYEEDESEDADSANANANEIENDDDDDDDDDEIEDIENATKVDDDSGSEMGDDDDDDDDEEQEEEEESSSDEDIKRKKPQQNPIKAQQIEKQKQKQNQKRSFFKDL from the exons atggatacATCAAGTGAAGGAGACCATGAATTAGCACCAAATGATATTTCATTCAATACTataccattttcattaaattttcatccaACTGAAGATTTATTAGTAGTATCAGATGCTGAAGGtagattaaaattatttaaatattctcTTGATGAAAATGAGGTTAAACTTTCATTAAGACCACATCAATCAGGTTGTAGACAAGCAAATTTTTCAAGTGATGGAAAAt atattttcacTGCATCATCTGATTGTTCAATGAAAgtaattgatattaatacaGGTTCAATTTTATATACAAGAGAAGAAGCACATGA ttatcCAATAAATTGTTTAGTTAGTAAAGAATTTATGGTTTTTACAGGTGATGATGAAGGTACAATTAAAGTATGGGATATGAGACAACAAAATATAGTATGTGAATTTCAAGAACATGGTGATTTCATATCAGATATTACAACTATTGATGATAGACATATAGCTGCTACAtctggtgatggtggtgtttcaatttataatttcgTTAGAAAATCAATGGATGATATCTCTGAAAAATctgataatgaattattatcatgTCTTTCTTTAGAT aatggTCAAAAATTAGTATGTGGATCACAAGAtggttcaattttaatatacgatagaaataatttagaaaatgttaaaaagTTTGCAGGACATCCACAATCAGTTGATGCATTGGttaaagttaataataatacatttttttCAGGTTCAAGTGATGGTATCATTCGTTTTATTGGTTTGAGaccaaagaaattattaggTGTAGTTGGTGAACATTCAACATTCCCAATTGAACGTATGGCAATATCAAGAGATAATCGTTATTTAGGTAGTATTTCTCATGATTTTAGTTTAAAGTTTTGGAATGTTGCTAGTTTCTATGAAGAGGATGAAAGTGAAGATGCTGATTCTGCAAATGCAAAtgcaaatgaaattgaaaatgacgatgatgatgatgatgatgatgatgaaattgaagataTTGAGAATGCTACTAAAGTCGATGATGATAGCGGTAGTGAAATGGGTGATGACgacgacgatgatgatgacgaagaacaagaggaagaagaggaaTCTTCATCCGATGAAGATATTAAACGTAAAAAACCTCAACAAAATCCAATTAAAGCtcaacaaattgaaaaacaaaaacaaaaacaaaatcaaaaaagaagtttctttaaagatttataa
- a CDS encoding RabGAP/TBC domain-containing protein (Similar to RCC1): protein MDDEDYRNSKQIFYWGRGVNQGDKHIIEPIEVPELNKKNIVQLSCGSTHTLVLSDSGDLYSWGSSNSSGQLGHGDSKNQYGKPKNIKKFSLIKALSGDSVIQVSTGLDFTFVLTDQGSIYNWGSNIEGQLALGQPVNKNEKENNINNNTTNNNNSNSNKEGGGGGGGGVKGGKNILSPIPQPLDQFSSASSTSLLIDSLTSTYSTRSYITLSNEQQQQKIQQQQQKWINGRKSVNSSTITSSSPFSSVSNFIKEMVGSNNNNNNNENDENNNNNNNNNNNNNKRGATLGSLSSSTTTSNNSTPNTTANNSPNLLSSSSSSSSAATNNELKFKQTTPTKVLSFGGSNDNNFLGGVINNELQMMTDQMNSIKIIQISCGSNHILALSDQYHVYSWGSAEHGKLGHGEDYSFVSQNPRWINSPKKIKSLQEKGVTVISVSSGYSHCMALTLDSGILTWGKGSDGQLGTGFRHDIWSPFEIKRVIDKNEKIVQICCGYFNSFFITLEKRELYQFGWSIPLGKSDDILIPTKFIWLNPLKNKNNNNENEDKKDDDDDNDDEDENNDNSNRIKQISSGYSHTLILNENGECLSIGQGEFGQLGIPLDHSSIDKDSFVNYPTVIPALLPYFVESVQCGRWHSVAIVSNRNLRDHLTNSKKLKEKQKQKQQTNLEILEEFESNIEEIERMITDGIDGSKINKNNISSSLKRNSKSIINNSNSNNNNNNRGSLDVFDGLSVSFQSFIDFVNDKKNEEPSPDAIITTNDEFEKSFFLLQKDYISSKSNDLNCSLSSLEEGGGSGGGSGGGSRNEENDSHEGNNNNNGAGGGFETIKISKPFYRDLNDFLFKSKSTSQSLSTTTSLPSNNPILNQIELSSDGSEESTEELLIQVLLTKFLPDFDKMKTNKKEWRDLWRRGFPPTIRGIIWKRAIGNKLEINGTLYHGLLDQLSDLQDRYNRDLVLLGEGFEANLPPNLPKEYSTFIKTFNMIKVDLPRTFPQLRLFNPAGALHEQLRTTLLLFALYTPQIGYVQGMSYLAAVFCLFMDPFESFVYFTNLLNNHFFNSLFKMDIRGIVNHVKIFDLLFKNHVPKLYDKFQQLELSTEHFLLEWMMTLFTKQLPLNIVFRIWDSYFMEGEAFIYSTAIGILKLCRNFIIASNFEDSLAIIKSTPHNLKEEDLFDSISAVHIPKFIKKIILLINKDFI from the coding sequence atggaTGACGAAGATTATAGAAATTCtaaacaaatattttattggGGTAGAGGTGTTAATCAAGGTGATAAACATATCattgaaccaattgaagtaccagaattaaataaaaagaatattgtACAATTATCATGTGGATCAACACATACATTAGTATTATCAGATTCTGGTGATCTATATAGTTGGGGATCATCCAATTCTAGTGGTCAATTAGGTCATGGTGAttcaaaaaatcaatatgGTAAAcctaaaaacattaaaaaattctCATTAATTAAAGCTTTATCTGGTGATTCAGTTATACAAGTTTCAACTGGTTTAGATTTTACATTTGTTTTAACTGACCAAGGttcaatttataattggGGTTCAAATATTGAAGGTCAATTAGCTTTAGGTCAAcctgtaaataaaaatgaaaaagaaaataatattaataataatacaacaaataataataatagcaacagTAATAAAGAAGGAGGCGGAGGTGGTGGAGGTGGAGTTAAAGGtggtaaaaatatattatcacCAATACCGCAACCTTTAGATCAATTCTCTTCAGCATCTTCAAcatctttattaattgattcattaacATCAACTTATTCAACTAGATCATATATaacattatcaaatgaacaacaacaacaaaaaatacagcaacaacaacaaaaatggATAAATGGTAGAAAAAGTGTAAATAGTTCAACAATAACATCATCAAGTCCATTTAGTAGTGTTAgcaattttataaaagaaatggttggtagtaataataataataataataatgaaaatgacgaaaataataataataataataataataacaataataataataaaagaggAGCAACATTAggatcattatcatcatcaacaacaacatcaaataattcaacaccAAACACAACAGCAAATAATAGtccaaatttattatcatcatcatcatcatcatcatcagcagcaacaaataatgaattaaaatttaaacaaacTACACCAACTAAAGTATTATCATTTGGTGgtagtaatgataataattttttaggtggtgtaattaataatgaattacaAATGATGACAGATCAAATGAATTCAATAaagataattcaaatatcATGTGGATCAAATCATATATTAGCATTGAGTGATCAATATCATGTTTACAGTTGGGGTAGTGCTGAACATGGTAAACTCGGACATGGTGAAGATTATTCATTCGTTTCACAAAATCCACGTTGGATTAATTCACctaaaaagattaaatctCTACAAGAGAAAGGTGTGACAGTAATTAGTGTTTCAAGTGGTTATAGTCATTGTATGGCATTGACATTGGATTCAGGTATTTTAACATGGGGTAAAGGCTCCGATGGTCAATTAGGTACAGGTTTCAGACATGATATTTGGTcaccatttgaaattaaacgtgttattgataaaaatgaaaagattGTTCAAATTTGTTGTggttattttaattctttctttATTACATTAGAAAAAAGAGAACTTTATCAATTTGGTTGGTCAATACCATTAGGTAAATCtgatgatattttaataccaacaaaatttatttggttaaatcctttaaaaaataaaaataataataatgaaaatgaagataaaaaagatgatgatgatgataatgatgatgaggatgaaaataatgataatagtaatagaattaaacaaatttcaAGTGGTTATTCACatacattaattttaaatgaaaatggtgaatGTTTATCAATTGGACAAGGTGAATTTGGTCAACTGGGTATTCCACTAGACCattcatcaattgataaagattcatttgtaaattatcCAACAGTGATACCAGCATTATTACCATACTTTGTTGAATCGGTGCAATGTGGTAGATGGCATTCGGTTGCAATAGTTTCAAATAGAAATTTAAGAGATCATTTAACAAATAgtaagaaattaaaagaaaaacaaaaacaaaaacaacaaacaaaTTTAGAGATTTTAGAAGAATTTGAATCAAATATTGAAGAGATTGAACGTATGATTACTGATGGTATTGATGGtagtaaaattaataaaaataatatttcttcttctttaaaaagaaatagtaAATccataattaataatagtaatagtaataataataataataatagaggTAGTTTAGATGTATTTGATGGTTTATCAGTATCATTTCAatcatttattgattttgtaaatgataaaaagaatgaaGAACCATCACCTGATGCAATTATAACTacaaatgatgaatttgaaaaatcattctttttattacaaaaagATTATATTAGTagtaaatcaaatgatttaaattgtaGTTTAAGTAGTTTAGAAGAAGGTGGTGGTTCTGGTGGAGGTTCCGGTGGTGGTAGTCGTAATGAAGAGAATGATAGTCATgaaggtaataataataataatggtgcaGGTGGTGGTTttgaaactattaaaatttcaaaaccatTTTATAgagatttaaatgattttctaTTCAAGAGTAAATCAACGTCacaatcattatcaacaacTACAAGTTTACCATCGAAtaatccaattttaaatcaaatcgAATTATCAAGTGATGGTAGTGAAGAATCAACAGAGGAATTATTGATTCAAGTACTTTTAACTAAATTTTTACcagattttgataaaatgaaaactaataaaaaagaatggagAGATCTATGGAGAAGAGGTTTTCCACCAACGATTCGTGGTATCATTTGGAAACGTGcaattggtaataaattgGAAATCAATGGTACGTTGTATCATGGTTTATTGGACCAGTTATCGGATTTACAAGATCGTTACAATAGGGATTTGGTATTGTTGGGTGAGGGATTCGAAGCTAATTTACCCCCAAATCTTCCAAAAGAGTATTcaacatttattaaaacattcAATATGATAAAGGTTGATTTACCAAGAACTTTCCCACAACTTCGTTTATTCAATCCTGCCGGCGCTTTACATGAACAACTACGTACAACTCTATTGCTATTCGCACTCTATACACCGCAAATTGGCTATGTTCAAGGTATGTCCTATTTGGCGGCTGTTTTCTGTTTATTCATGGACCCATTCGAATCATTCGTTTACTTTACCAACCTATTGAATAATCATTTCTTTAATAGTCTATTCAAAATGGATATTAGAGGTATAGTTAATCATGTAAAGATTTTCGACCTTTTATTCAAGAATCATGTTCCAAAACTTTATGATAAATTTCAACAATTAGAATTATCAACTGAACATTTCCTATTGGAATGGATGATGACCTTATTCACAAAACAATTACCTctaaatattgtttttagAATTTGGGATTCTTATTTCATGGAAGGTGAAGCTTTCATTTATTCAACAGCGATTGGTATCTTAAAACTTTGTAGAAACTTTATTATAGCTTCAAATTTTGAAGACTCTTTAGCAATCATAAAATCAACTCCtcataatttaaaagaagaagatttatttgattcaatttccGCCGTTCATATtccaaaatttattaaaaaaattatactattaattaataaagattttatttaa
- the pldZ gene encoding phospholipase D3 — protein sequence MMMKLLFLIALFGCVVNSIRINNDNGLSFQSNCLGGSIQIAESIPLALNLQSNLSTHDAWMELITNAKKSIDMGIFYMTLTDGGQLDPVYGGQLGLDIYKALVDANSRGVSIRIVQNQPSSSMPDTDTQNLAKLGVQVRSINWPSLVGAGILHTKVIVVDQVSAYLGSANLDWRSLAQVKELGVLFQNCPSMVSDTEIAFQQYWDAAVVTELPSDWGVQYQAAYNQTNMASLLLNGNEKFEMFLAVSPPQFVSTDRTGDIDALVSAMNGATKTICISVMDYIPASLYNSPNTFWPVMDNALRAAAYNRGVQVRMLISHWNHTNYAIPQWLHSLDQVNNIDVRWFVVPDFPNEPQVPFTRVNHAKYMVTDEQSYVGTSNWSEDYYTNTGGLSYNIYNDEFTSQLQSIFDRDWNSPYSFPVTTY from the exons atgatgatgaaattattatttttaatcgcATTATTTGGGTGCGTAGTAAATTcaattagaattaataatgataatggtttATCATTTCAAAGTAATTGTTTAGGTGGTTCAATTCAAATTGCTGAATCAATTCCATTAGCTCTTAATTTACAAAGTAATCTCTCAACTCATGATG catGGATGGAATTAATTACAAATgcaaagaaatcaattgatatgggtattttttatatgacaTTAACAGATGGCGGTCAATTAGATCCAGTTTATGGTGGACAGTTAGGTTTGGATATTTATAAAGCATTAGTTGATGCCAATTCAAGAGGTGTTAGTATTAGAATTGTACAAAATcaaccatcatcatctatGCCAGATACCGATACTCAAAATTTAGCTAAATTAGGTGTACAAGTCAGATCAATCAATTGGCCATCATTAGTAGGTGCAGGTATTTTACACACCAAGGTTATCGTAGTGGATCAGGTTAGTGCCTATTTGGGTAGTGCAAATTTAGATTGGCGTTCACTTGCACAAGTTAAAGAATTGGGTGTGCTATTCCAAAACTGTCCATCAATGGTATCAGATACCGAGATTGCCTTCCAACAATATTGGGATGCCGCAGTCGTGACAGAGTTGCCAAGCGACTGGGGAGTCCAATACCAAGCAGCCTACAACCAAACAAATATGGCTAGCTTACTATTGAACGGTAATGAAAAGTTTGAGATGTTTTTGGCCGTGTCACCCCCACAATTCGTTTCAACAGATCGTACAGGCGACATTGACGCATTGGTCAGCGCTATGAATGGTGCCACCAAAACTATTTGCATCTCTGTTATGGACTACATCCCTGCATCCTTATACAATTCACCAAACACTTTTTGGCCAGTGATGGATAACGCACTCCGTGCTGCTGCCTACAATCGTGGTGTTCAAGTTCGTATGTTAATCAGTCATTGGAATCACACAAACTATGCTATTCCTCAATGGCTACATTCACTAGATCAGGTGAACAATATCGATGTTCGTTGGTTTGTCGTCCCAGATTTCCCTAATGAACCACAAGTTCCATTCACTAGAGTTAATCATGCTAAATATATGGTTACTGATGAACAATCATATGTTGGTACTTCAAATTGGTCTGAAGATTATTATACAAATACTGGTGGTCTCTCttataatatttacaatGATGAGTTCACTTCTCAACTTCAATCAATTTTTGATCGTGATTGGAATTCACCATATTCATTCCCAGTTACaacttattaa
- the wdr45l gene encoding WD repeat domain phosphoinositide-interacting protein 3 — protein sequence MNLANCKDKHPNLLFANFNQDYSCFACGTEKGFLIFSCDPFKERFGRVFDGGVGIVEMLFRCNILAIVGGGKKPRYTPNQVMIWDDYQNKCIAKLEFKSEVKAVKLRRDRIVVVLENKVYLYNFSDLQLVHQLETTNNPKGICAICPGTVNVLACPGLKPGYVHVELYDLKQTQIIPAHEGALSQIALNKDGTLLATASEKGTLIRIFDTATGEKVKELRRGTNRAEIYSIAFNNDSTALCVSSDKNTGHIFDLSMAKPSPKEEDTQQKNRQSTFSFMGDILPTNYFKSEWSAVQFQIPESRSICAFGSTPNSINVICASGICYKYTYDFSKGECKREENPHQFIENEES from the exons atgaatTTAGCAAATTGTAAAGATAAACAcccaaatttattattcgCCAATTTTAATCAAGATTATAGCTGCTTTGCATGTGGTACAGAGAAAGGATTTCTTATATTTTCATGTGACCCATTTAAAGAAAGATTTGGTAGAGTATTCgatggtggtgttggtattGTTGAGATGTTATTCAGATGTAATATTTTAGCAATTGTAGGTGGTGGTAAAAAACCAAGATACACACCAAATCAAGTTATGATATGGGATgattatcaaaataaatgtattgcaaaattagaatttaaatCAGAAGTTAAAGCAGTTAAATTAAGAAGAGacag aattGTAGTTGTACttgaaaataaagtttatctttataatttttcaGATTTACAATTAGTTCATCAATTAGAGACAACAAATAATCCAAAAGGTATTTGTGCAATTTGTCCAGGTACAGTAAATGTTTTAGCATGTCCTGGTTTGAAACCAGGTTATGTTCATGTTGAATTATATGACTTAAAACAAACACAAATCATTCCAGCACACGAAGGTGCACTCTCTCAAATTGCACTCAATAAAGATGGTACCCTTTTGGCAACTGCCTCTGAAAAAGGTACTTTAATTCGTATTTTTGATACAGCTACAGGTGAAAAAGTTAAAGAGTTGAGACGTGGTACCAATAGAGCAGAGATTTATAGTATTGCATTCAATAACGATTCAACTGCATTATGCGTTTCAAGTGATAAAAATACTGGTCATATTTTCGATTTATCAATGGCTAAACCATCACCAAAAGAAGAAGATacacaacaaaaaaataGACAATCAAC ATTTTCATTTATGGGTGATATATTAccaacaaattattttaaatctgaATGGAGTGCTGTACAATTTCAAATCCCAGAATCAAGATCAATTTGTGCATTTGGTTCTAcaccaaattcaatcaatgtAATTTGTGCCTCTGGTATCTGTTATAAATATACCTATGATTTTTCAAAAGGTGAATGTAAAAGAGAAGAAAATCCTCATCAATtcattgaaaatgaagaatcttaa